From a region of the Plasmodium relictum strain SGS1 genome assembly, contig: PRELSG_00_v1_293, whole genome shotgun sequence genome:
- a CDS encoding surface-associated interspersed protein (SURFIN), translated as NNTSSINNYVSDLERTISQNYYFNLRDESTLTRADSYCNSEINKMLLKRRKEEETENDQAKKQKIQEYTYDDDTNLSGDDSNLNEVEIDLNDKNFNNVENNKEYRVDITAFSLIASRDIFKMEFGELADVVPHLQKVCGILKEKLNINARIHNSNMELLKELIEKELKNADEEDLQKIKVQYDSFKEDKFLDPKNVDFHCLSLENKLKKRFIFLDEIYNSLDKCLHNYKILDSFIKTHKRILNVISKITTQSLYNLILFGKFLLPSGEKNSRYNIMFKSIYELIQHVEKVQSSLSRDKNIIYNPKKQISSALKQLGKFRRRRDAFFKYLKRTKLSCKNRKRILQIVFYFLQERNKKNRNIIKEIEKDFPACDIIDEFHVILLKEKKHILESLERASEYLKLNEELDINKKSVGPLLKNKYARYNAFLLYKTFMSLVRYSSIRYLHSISEGIYINVRRLISAENIRRLSKKTDTSKKLQNEILHKLKNFKDELSKVELDIIYRSLYNEFKEDISCMSKSARLLCYNINEWNIYLMNLKKSLNDYLLLKREGEDVGKMEESILYMLFHTNEIMNECWINEIE; from the coding sequence GGAAGAAGAAACTGAGAATGATCAAGCaaaaaaacagaaaattCAAGAATATACCTATGACGATGATACTAATTTAAGTGGTGATGAttctaatttaaatgaagttGAGATtgatttaaatgataaaaactttaataatgtagaaaataataaggaATATAGAGTGGATATTACTGCATTTAGTTTAATCGCTTCAAgagatatttttaaaatggaATTTGGAGAACTTGCAGATGTAGTTCCTCATTTACAGAAAGTATGTGGAATACTAAAAGAAAAGTTAAATATTAATGCACGAATTCATAATTCAAATATGGAGTTGTTAAAAGAACTTATAGAAAAGGAACTAAAAAATGCTGATGAAGAAGATTtgcaaaaaattaaagttcAATACGATTCTTTTAAAGAGGATAAATTTTTGGATCCAAAAAATGTGGATTTTCATTGTTTGTCATTAGAAAACAAGTTAAAAAAAcgctttatttttttagatgaaatatataattctttaGATAAGTGCTTGcacaattataaaattttagatAGTTTTATTAAAACACATAAGAGAATATTAAATGTGATATCAAAAATAACAACTCAATCCCTGTATAATCTAATTCTTTTCggtaaatttttattaccaTCAGGTGAAAAAAATTCTAGATATAATATTATGTTTAAATCTATATATGAATTGATACAGCATGTTGAAAAAGTACAAAGTTCTTTATCAcgagataaaaatataatttataatccaaaaaaacaaataagtTCTGCCTTAAAGCAGCTAGGTAAGTTTCGCAGAAGAAGAGatgctttttttaaatatttaaaaagaacgAAACTCTCATGTAAAAATCGAAAAAGAATACTAcaaattgttttttattttcttcaagaaagaaataaaaaaaatagaaatataataaaagaaattgagAAAGATTTTCCTGCATGCGATATTATAGATGAATTTCATGTGATTTtattaaaggaaaaaaaacatattttagAATCTCTTGAAAGAGCATCTGAATATTTGAAATTGAATGAAGAAttagatataaataaaaaaagtgtaggtcctttattaaaaaataaatatgcaaGATATAATGCATTCCTTTTATATAAGACCTTTATGTCATTAGTAAGATACTCATCTATTCGTTATCTACATAGTATATCCGAAGGAATCTATATAAATGTAAGAAGACTAATATCAGCGGAAAATATCAGACGCTTATCTAAAAAAACAGACACATCAAAAAAGTTACAGAATGAGATACtccataaattaaaaaattttaaagatgAATTAAGTAAAGTTGAATTAGATATAATTTATAGAAGTCtatataatgaatttaaaGAGGATATATCATGTATGAGTAAATCAGCACGCCttttatgttataatataaatgaatggaatatatatttgatgAATCTTAAAAAATCACTTAATGATTACTTATTATTAAAGAGAGAGGGTGAAGATGTAGGGAAAATGGAAGAaagtattttatatatgttgTTTCATACGAATGAAATTATGAATGAATGTTGGATAAATGAAATAGAGTAA